The Impatiens glandulifera chromosome 3, dImpGla2.1, whole genome shotgun sequence genome contains a region encoding:
- the LOC124929668 gene encoding uncharacterized protein LOC124929668, with protein sequence MADKYYNNTCKEGHELQLKSTRDDNHSFNYFFECDGCKEEGFGSRYCCYSTGTCKYDLHEKCRNPSLTIQNPPHFPGRNFYFLQLPSASSQSSFCVACGKQISGFLYRSEYMSGLDLHPCCLTNLPLNISFAGANFNLKYYVVGGSEACFRCHKTTLYVPGTNIQGPGGWSYESACRAYWCHVYCMGEFRMDIIRDILLLMEKEGVSWSKNNLRRIALKLLSAANTVAGAILGQLGDPTDALLEMTGSG encoded by the coding sequence ATGGCTGATAAGTACTACAACAACACGTGCAAGGAAGGGCACGAACTACAACTCAAGTCTACAAGAGATGACAACCATAGTTTCAACTACTTCTTCGAGTGCGATGGCTGCAAAGAAGAGGGCTTTGGCTCTCGCTACTGTTGCTATAGTACCGGTACCTGCAAATACGACCTCCATGAGAAATGCCGCAACCCTTCACTCACCATCCAAAACCCCCCTCATTTCCCCGGCCGCAACTTCTATTTCCTCCAACTCCCGTCCGCCAGTTCCCAGTCCAGCTTCTGCGTTGCCTGCGGAAAACAGATCAGTGGCTTCCTTTACCGTTCCGAATACATGAGTGGCTTGGACCTCCACCCTTGCTGCTTGACCAATCTGCCTCTCAACATCAGCTTCGCCGGTGCAAATTTCAACCTAAAGTATTATGTCGTTGGAGGAAGCGAAGCTTGTTTTCGTTGCCACAAAACTACTTTATATGTGCCTGGGACAAACATACAGGGGCCGGGGGGGTGGTCTTACGAGTCTGCGTGCAGGGCTTATTGGTGTCACGTTTATTGTATGGGAGAGTTCAGGATGGACATAATTCGTGACATCCTGCTGCTAATGGAGAAGGAGGGGGTTAGTTGGTCGAAGAACAATCTGCGGCGAATTGCGCTGAAATTGCTGTCTGCTGCAAATACTGTGGCGGGAGCTATCTTGGGTCAGTTGGGTGATCCCACAGATGCTTTATTAGAAATGACAGGATCAGGATGA
- the LOC124930911 gene encoding transcription termination factor MTERF9, chloroplastic, giving the protein MEIGLDYESEETLGGNIVTVNAEGVLRSWGCSESEIGKLFERFPSMRKYGPDTLQSKLNILGSLGLTASDLIRTVQCRPRLFRYSLNKRFDERIEYFLGLFKTKEVLRKVILRNPSLLTYNFENQIKPVVSLYEEIGITGNDFVLMLLSRPTLIPRTSLNDEKWDYIHKTGVSKESKMYKYVVTLVAISRVETIREKLANIEKFGLSTEEVLGLIGRSPYLLTMSTEKVQRNMTFVCGTMKMSPQVVVKLPVLLQLNLESKLKPRFRLVKKIEEMGLVSKVEESRFLSAIRMTEKRFIEVFIDCYPQDVAQELMEFYTNMKCVKRLAESSKKEVRKGFPF; this is encoded by the exons ATGGAAATTGGATTAG ACTATGAATCGGAGGAAACCCTAGGCGGAAATATAGTAACAGTCAACGCCGAAGGAGTTCTCCGTAGTTGGGGTTGTAGTGAATCCGAGATAGGGAAATTGTTTGAACGTTTTCCTTCTATGCGTAAGTACGGTCCCGATACTCTTCAATCGAAACTGAACATTCTCGGTAGCTTAGGCCTGACAGCTTCCGATCTTATTCGTACTGTTCAATGTCGTCCACGTTTGTTTCGTTATAGTTTGAACAAGAGATTTGATGAGCGGATTGAATATTTCTTGGGATTATTCAAGACAAAGGAAGTTCTGAGGAAAGTGATCTTGCGTAATCCTTCCCTTCTTACATACAACTTTGAGAATCAAATTAAACCTGTAGTGAGTTTGTATGAGGAAATAGGAATTACAGGCAATGATTTTGTTCTCATGCTTCTGTCTCGACCCACTTTGATTCCAAGAACATCTTTGAATGATGAGAAATGGGATTACATTCACAAGACTGGAGTGTCTAAGGAATCGAAAATGTACAAATACGTGGTAACTCTGGTTGCAATCTCCAGAGTTGAGACTATTCGAGAGAAGTTAGCCAACATAGAGAAGTTTGGATTGTCGACTGAGGAGGTTTTGGGTCTTATAGGGAGATCTCCTTATCTGCTGACAATGTCGACAGAGAAAGTTCAAAGGAACATGACTTTTGTATGTGGGACGATGAAAATGTCGCCACAAGTGGTTGTGAAGCTGCCTGTTTTACTGCAGTTGAATTTGGAGTCGAAACTCAAACCTAGGTTTCGTCTTGtgaagaagattgaagaaatgGGTCTCGTTTCGAAGGTGGAAGAATCGAGATTCTTGTCTGCGATTAGGATGACGGAGAAGAGATTCATTGAGGTGTTCATTGATTGTTACCCGCAGGATGTTGCTCAAGAACTTATGGAGTTTTATACAAATATGAAATGTGTCAAGAGGTTGGCTGAATCCTCCAAGAAAGAAGTAAGGAAAGGATTCCCtttttga